One window from the genome of Sesamum indicum cultivar Zhongzhi No. 13 linkage group LG15, S_indicum_v1.0, whole genome shotgun sequence encodes:
- the LOC105177262 gene encoding 65-kDa microtubule-associated protein 6-like translates to MGKSGLKIIIKDDNRYSAGRGAHINLKRAERARIMVNKIPVMVDDLISKTLAWEDEKQKLFLYDGARLISILEDYKHARNHKEEEKKRARADTRSKGCDWKSTYLREMACRITPNAIEDDLKF, encoded by the exons ATGGGGAAAAGTGGCTTGAAGATTATAATCAAA GATGATAACCGTTACAGTGCTGGAAGGGGCGCACACATAAATCTAAAGCGTGCAGAGCGAGCCAGAATTATGGTTAATAAGATTCCAG TTATGGTCGACGATCTAATTAGCAAGACGCTAGCATGGGAGGATGAGAAACAGAAACTATTTCTTTATGATGGG GCGCGGTTGATATCAATACTGGAGGATTACAAACATGCTAGAAATCATAAGGAAGAGGAGAAGAAGCGAGCTCGG GCTGACACTAGATCGAAAGGTTGCGATTGGAAGTCGACATACTTGAGGGAAATGGCTTGTCGTATAACACCTAACGCTATTGAAGACGATCTCAAGTTCTGA
- the LOC105177352 gene encoding probable calcium-binding protein CML45 translates to MSLTGLNQFPVHETVSLNLNSIQLTVLIVGLVKFLLLRILLDRKRISCFVSRFQSQLLSNDDYLKTRAVSTKDGDSQSSTASNQEKRVDDQSVCRGEVEMILRSLGMLCGDVDQAGAKLIPASLDANDLLNMFEERTPSLDEVKEAFDVFDSNRDGFIDAQELQKVLSALGLKEGSEMENCRRMIGAFDENGDGRIDLDEFIKFMENSSS, encoded by the coding sequence ATGTCTCTCACCGGTTTAAACCAATTCCCAGTTCATGAGACCGTATCCCTGAATTTAAATAGCATTCAGCTAACTGTTTTGATTGTGGGGTTGGTTAAATTCCTCTTGCTGCGCATACTCCTTGACAGGAAGAGAATTTCCTGCTTCGTTTCAAGATTTCAGTCTCAATTGCTCAGCAATGATGATTATCTAAAGACTCGTGCTGTTTCAACAAAGGATGGAGATTCACAGTCATCGACTGCGTCCAATCAAGAGAAGAGAGTTGATGATCAGAGTGTGTGCAGAGGAGAGGTGGAGATGATTTTAAGAAGCTTAGGAATGCTTTGCGGTGATGTTGATCAAGCAGGAGCAAAGCTAATTCCAGCGAGTTTGGATGCCAATGACCTCCTCAACATGTTTGAAGAGAGAACTCCGAGCTTGGACGAAGTTAAAGAAGCTTTCGACGTGTTTGACAGTAACAGAGATGGATTTATTGATGCACAGGAGCTGCAGAAGGTTCTCTCTGCTCTGGGATTGAAGGAAGGATCAGAAATGGAGAACTGCAGGAGAATGATTGGAgcttttgatgaaaatggagatGGAAGGATAGACTTGGacgaatttataaaattcatggAGAATAGCTCTAGTTGA
- the LOC105177263 gene encoding myb-related protein A-like isoform X1: MEMTKIVWISQTPFFLLTLLNNSLSSQILILTFCPLFSVNNSFFLPSFPSTPSLGVYISMQQHTATNLRQCHQEHAGFAAYKGSNFLIDRTVLFPVLSMGFSADAFKDPVHVSEIKSKPRGRGGSMDFSVMKGCNIRVSKDCSNNVQEEVEKAAMGGCSVNFSKINNGKNPSESCKRMERGQTKFRARGHWRPSEDAKLRKLVALYGPQNWNLIAQKLEGRSGKSCRLRWYNQLDPKINKRAFTEAEEERLMEAHRVYGNRWALISRLFPGRTDNAVKNHWHVLTARKYREKPESYVKRECSTDQQPDLGRRSMEKCSSNSAANFAEMQSYCGNQVSWSSNDHFIGGISFVNLYSGCDNKSWHMRRQIEESSKHMHLSLPYSPVSTSEISFAAPTSPASTWFADHYHGSSHFLQKTETPMFIDFLGVGAI, encoded by the exons ATGGAGATGACTAAAATCGTGTGGATTTCACAAACACCTTTTTTTCTGCTAACGCTTCTAAACAACTCTCTGTCTTCTCAAATTCTCATCTTAACGTTTTGCCCTTTATTCTCTGTCAACAACTCGTTCTTCTTGCCATCCTTTCCTTCTACCCCTTCTCTTGGTGTATATATCTCCATGCAGCAGCATACCGCCACCAACCTTCGCCAGTGTCACCAAGAACATGCTGGCTTCGCCGCCTACAAAGGCAGCAACTTCCTAATAGATAGAACTGTACTATTCCCTGTGTTATCAATGGGTTTTTCTGCTGATGCTTTTAAAGATCCAGTGCATGTTTCAGAGATAAAGTCGAAACCGAGGGGAAGAGGTGGAAGTATGGATTTTTCTGTGATGAAGGGCTGCAATATTAGGGTCTCTAAGGATTGCAGTAATAATGTCCAAGAAGAAGTTGAAAAGGCGGCAATGGGAGGCTGCAGCGTAAACTTCTCCAAGATTAATAACGGGAAAAACCCTAGTGAAAGTTGTAAAAGAATGGAACGTGGGCAGACAAAATTTCGTGCTAGGGGGCACTGGAGGCCTTCAGAGGATGCAAAGCTAAGGAAACTTGTGGCCCTCTATGGTCCGCAGAACTGGAACCTCATAGCTCAAAAACTGGAAGGAAGATCGG GTAAAAGTTGTAGACTGAGGTGGTATAATCAACTAGACCCAAAGATTAACAAAAGAGCTTTCACGGAAGCAGAAGAGGAGAGGCTAATGGAGGCTCACAGAGTTTATGGCAACAGATGGGCGTTGATTTCCAGGCTTTTCCCAGGGCGGACAGACAATGCAGTGAAGAATCATTGGCATGTTTTGACAGCCAGGAAATACAGAGAGAAACCGGAATCATACGTGAAAAGGGAATGTAGTACGGATCAGCAGCCTGATCTTGGTAGAAGATCAATGGAGAAATGTTCAAGCAATTCTGCTGCCAATTTTGCAGAGATGCAGAGTTACTGTGGAAATCAAGTTTCCTGGTCGAGTAATGACCACTTCATCGGTGGtatttcttttgtaaatttgtaTTCTG GCTGCGACAACAAGAGTTGGCATATGAGGAGACAAATAGAGGAGTCAAGCAAGCATATGCATCTTTCACTGCCATACTCGCCGGTATCAACATCGGAGATCTCCTTTGCTGCACCAACATCGCCGGCGTCTACATGGTTTGCTGATCACTACCATGGCTCGAGCCATTTTCTGCAGAAAACTGAAACACCTATGTTCATAGATTTTCTTGGAGTTGGAGCCATATGA
- the LOC105177263 gene encoding myb-related protein A-like isoform X2: MEMTKIVWISQTPFFLLTLLNNSLSSQILILTFCPLFSVNNSFFLPSFPSTPSLGVYISMQQHTATNLRQCHQEHAGFAAYKGSNFLIDRTVLFPVLSMGFSADAFKDPVHVSEIKSKPRGRGGSMDFSVMKGCNIRVSKDCSNNVQEEVEKAAMGGCSVNFSKINNGKNPSESCKRMERGQTKFRARGHWRPSEDAKLRKLVALYGPQNWNLIAQKLEGRSGKSCRLRWYNQLDPKINKRAFTEAEEERLMEAHRVYGNRWALISRLFPGRTDNAVKNHWHVLTARKYREKPESYVKRECSTDQQPDLGRRSMEKCSSNSAANFAEMQSYCGNQVSWSSNDHFIGGCDNKSWHMRRQIEESSKHMHLSLPYSPVSTSEISFAAPTSPASTWFADHYHGSSHFLQKTETPMFIDFLGVGAI; encoded by the exons ATGGAGATGACTAAAATCGTGTGGATTTCACAAACACCTTTTTTTCTGCTAACGCTTCTAAACAACTCTCTGTCTTCTCAAATTCTCATCTTAACGTTTTGCCCTTTATTCTCTGTCAACAACTCGTTCTTCTTGCCATCCTTTCCTTCTACCCCTTCTCTTGGTGTATATATCTCCATGCAGCAGCATACCGCCACCAACCTTCGCCAGTGTCACCAAGAACATGCTGGCTTCGCCGCCTACAAAGGCAGCAACTTCCTAATAGATAGAACTGTACTATTCCCTGTGTTATCAATGGGTTTTTCTGCTGATGCTTTTAAAGATCCAGTGCATGTTTCAGAGATAAAGTCGAAACCGAGGGGAAGAGGTGGAAGTATGGATTTTTCTGTGATGAAGGGCTGCAATATTAGGGTCTCTAAGGATTGCAGTAATAATGTCCAAGAAGAAGTTGAAAAGGCGGCAATGGGAGGCTGCAGCGTAAACTTCTCCAAGATTAATAACGGGAAAAACCCTAGTGAAAGTTGTAAAAGAATGGAACGTGGGCAGACAAAATTTCGTGCTAGGGGGCACTGGAGGCCTTCAGAGGATGCAAAGCTAAGGAAACTTGTGGCCCTCTATGGTCCGCAGAACTGGAACCTCATAGCTCAAAAACTGGAAGGAAGATCGG GTAAAAGTTGTAGACTGAGGTGGTATAATCAACTAGACCCAAAGATTAACAAAAGAGCTTTCACGGAAGCAGAAGAGGAGAGGCTAATGGAGGCTCACAGAGTTTATGGCAACAGATGGGCGTTGATTTCCAGGCTTTTCCCAGGGCGGACAGACAATGCAGTGAAGAATCATTGGCATGTTTTGACAGCCAGGAAATACAGAGAGAAACCGGAATCATACGTGAAAAGGGAATGTAGTACGGATCAGCAGCCTGATCTTGGTAGAAGATCAATGGAGAAATGTTCAAGCAATTCTGCTGCCAATTTTGCAGAGATGCAGAGTTACTGTGGAAATCAAGTTTCCTGGTCGAGTAATGACCACTTCATCGGTG GCTGCGACAACAAGAGTTGGCATATGAGGAGACAAATAGAGGAGTCAAGCAAGCATATGCATCTTTCACTGCCATACTCGCCGGTATCAACATCGGAGATCTCCTTTGCTGCACCAACATCGCCGGCGTCTACATGGTTTGCTGATCACTACCATGGCTCGAGCCATTTTCTGCAGAAAACTGAAACACCTATGTTCATAGATTTTCTTGGAGTTGGAGCCATATGA